AATCAAAGGACCTCACGTCGTCATCTACTATTCACAAGCTTCTCTTTTAATAAAGAGAATAATATTGTGATAGTTTTGCATCCTCGTTTTAAGCCtcaatcatatttgtatttatatccATAGTAATACATGATCTACTAACTTTTATTGATTGGGTAATGATATTCTTATTATACTTTTTgataaattatcaaaatgtatCATAAATTATgcatattatataaatatttaatggataatagtgataaaaataacaaaagatgTGGTGGAGATATCATTGCCCGATCAGCCTCTTTATTGATTAGCCTGACGTGAAGCACAAACAAAATAAATCTTCCtgtagggatgtgcacggtttGGTCCAAACCGGCTAAACCATTTAAACCGAGGTATTTGGACGGATTGGttggttttaaatcaaaattttgaaccgtCGGTTTGTTTTTTTCGTAAACCATTtgtatggtttggttttggttttaaatattatacattCCGGTAAAACCAAACCGGACTATTTAGTTATaataattgtaagtttatatttatactaatagttaatgaggaagggttatttgagaactcacaaataataAGGAACGTGAGAACAattctggaccactcattttcttatattttctctctcttctattAAATAAGAatattcacccaaatcatttaaaatgatttatctcaaaaaccgtaaatcgttagaagaaaaaaaaaacatgggtagtcttaaaatttcgtcctctttcattagagatccaattcgatataattttgacgactttttaattttcgttttttttcccatcgcgttcatcctacacatgtataagatcattgttttcacatgtaaattagtaaatgaacatatgtacacaacaatgaaggtcaagggcggagcccgtcaatccatggcagagccatggtagccaaggacggagcccattagtccatggcggaggaatagcgactaagggcggagcctgttaggtagatcactcctcactggtcaccccctatgacctatcacgctatgacctatcacccccaatagctttggtttatgaatatccttaagggcgaagcccgttccgaatcataatttttgttcaacctacacatgtgtaagttatgtgtaactaccaaaagaaaacgaaaattaaaaagtcgtcaaaagtatatcgaattgcatctctaatgaaagaggacggaattttaagactacccatgctttttgtttcgtctaacgatttacggtttgtgagttaaaaatattttgaatgatttgggtgtattttattatttaattgaagagagagaaagagaaaaagaatgtgtggtccagaatggttcttgagttcttttttttagaagttctcaaaataactcaccccaatagttaataatataaattatatatacttattatttgtCAAAGTTGTAGACATAATATCGAATCTTAAattgttatgtttgttttgtCTAATAAGATTATGAATATTTTGCTATGTCATGATTCGAATCTTAAATGCTACGTAttattttatgcttttatacattacttccaataaaatataataaaccgTTTAACCGTCCAAACCAAACCGGATTAATTGGTTTTAGTTGGTTTGGTTCGACATAACAATTTGGACGGATTGATTTGAAAAATCATGAAACCGTATGTATtggtttggttgagatttttgACTAAAACGTCCAAACCAGACCATGCACATCCTTATCTTCCTGTGTGTCAAATTATTAATATCAAAAGAAAATTCTCTTAGAcaataaaatgagaaaataaacatatattgtgACTAAAAATGTAAGATAAGCAATAATCTGAGGATTATTTATACAAGTTACTAGAATAAATATTCGTTTAATATCTTGTTTTTTTAGTAGGGCCTTGGCATATAAATGGACAGCTACTATGAAATTACTGCAAATTGTCCCCACAACACTTGCATCTCATTAATGCCTCCTCACTATTCTTTCTCCCTCTTCACTCCCACCTCTACCTCTGTTCTATTATATTCtcatttaattttctaaaatctTCTCATATATTTCTTTCATCCTTTTTAATTTCTAAAGattcaatattatataaatatatactttcaAGTAGCAGCAAACCCTTGAAGGAATGAGAGAAAACAAAGCTCAGAAGCtccttttcttatttttgcTGCCTTTTTGTAAGTCATAATTATAAATacccattttcttttatttacttaCTTTATGTAATGATTTTTTCTGATTTGGGTGTCAAGAAACTTattaagtttcaatcttttcaATGATTTAGCTTATGGGGTTTGATCATGCTGTTGTATACAAGGCTTTCAACAATTGGGTTGTTCACATATACTTAAAAGAATTTAAATTGGGATcatctttaattattttgttcattttaaTGTGCTAGCTGCATTTTGTTATGTTATTATGTTTCTGTAGTGTAATAATCTGTTTGTTACTTTAAGATTAAGGggtttgcttttttttttttcttctcaaggttttatttaatatttaacttGATTGTTTATCAATGTAAAAGTAAATATGTCACTTTTATGAAGGTAAGGCTGCCTAATTCTAGGGTTTTAGAAATATAGCCTAGTGCATTTTGACCTTTTAGaatcaaataacaaaatttgGAAATGGTCACGGGATACTCATGTTAGACAGCTTATATTTGAGTAAAAGACTCGTCTTCCCAGGCAACCTAACCTGGAAAAACTTCATCCGTTTAGCGTTACCCTTTAAGAGTCAACTAATGAAACTTCGTTAGTAATTATCAATGTAGGAAATCGAAATCTTCATAGAAATCCCATTTGCTAGTAAAACACGAAAGTTCTCGAGAATGAAATCATGGACAGTAGAGATGACAACAAGGATTGACTTTTTAACTGGCTAAGATTGTTTGAGCGCAGAGTcttttttgtatgtttatagGCCAAATCTTCATTTAATAATATAGTTTTCTTAGTGCAAGAGAATATAATTTTTAGTTAAGCTAAAAGAGTAACTTTATTGAAATTTTTTCATACAACTACTTGCAATAATTGGCATTTATAGAAGCTATTCATTTTCTTGGATTGCTACCTACTTTTCACATGGTTGAGGTGCACTTACAGTTGGGATATATGTTGTCAAGTACAAAACCTTATTTGTGTATGTAACCTTAATTTAACTATCAACCTGAAATCTAAGACAACATTAATATACCTTGTATCGAGATGATGTAAAATTAAAGGAGAATAAGTTTTACACAATGAAGTCCAAAATTATCGATATGTTTATGAATTAGAATTCAGATTCCTGCACAAGTCCACAATCTTAGGTTGCTACTAACGCTCACAACTCTTTTAGTTTGCTGTTTTAGTCTTAGCGCATTACAACTGGTAGTGAAGAAGCACCTGCATTGCGTGCTGATAATAACTACAGCCATGGTTTAAGTGAATTTCGAGGTTATTGGAGCAACTCTTTTTTAAGGACACTACAACACTATGAAACCCATTAGTGTAATGTGATACATATGACCTGAACTCAATATGAGGGAACAGCACTCAAGTATTTCACCCTTTTTACTGCTACTTATTTGCGGTTGGCTTCGTGCTAGGGCAGCATGTCTGCATACGAACAGCTCATAGTTGTGAATAGCACATGTGTTAAAACTTAGATGCTCCTGACTCTTTAATTCTAGATTAAAGTATATATGGAACTGCCAAACTATCTTTTGTCTTGTTCAACTGGTCTttagattttctattttttcgaAAGGAACTAGCAAGGTAGTGCATCAAATTTGGGTATTGTGACAGACTGTATCTTAAGAAAGTTAAACTAATTGTTCTCCTTTCCAAAGATAACAAATCATCTATGTGCGCGTGTAAAATGTTGCACACAAATATGTTTTTGATGTGATCCCTGAGAACGGAATTGTTTATAACTGTATGCCtggtattcttcttcttcttattttttatttattttattttatttttttgcctGGCCTAGCTGTATTTTTGTTGCCGAATTGGCCTATCAAGCAAAAGGCTATGGGTCGAAGTCTCATAATTCATAAGGGACGATTGTGTAGATAATTTAGCGATGtgtgatattttcttttctacCAAAAAGGAAGGATTTTGTGAAAATCCCATTCCTGCATGAAGTGGAGGGAACAAAATCATAGAGGTGTAGAGGCTACCAAGGTGTAAGCCGAGCCCAGAAATTAAATTTATGTGAAGAATTCGTCAATAAATCCAACCCAAACCGACTCCAAATCCATCACCCTGTTATTTAAAAATTCCGTGTGACTATCACTCAGTTCCTCCGCAAACAAATTAATTTCTGAACCTGGGACTCATGTACAATCATTTTCCGCTATCCTTTTCATGAATTTGCAACGGCTTAATTAGCATGTGGTTCATAGTTGTCAACTCGTGATACGACTCGTTTTGCAACTTTTTGAGACGTCGTATCGTGACTCGTATCGTAAGAGTCATAAAGATAAacattttataacaaaaatatataaatatataaatatgtataatttgatgaatttattaatattatctaTTTTCTTCTaacttattttcattttatatttatgtttttaaactacagattgaaaatttatttatgttttaacaCCCCTGTCGCacattattatgtttattattattattattattttatggaAATTGATGGATGGAATCCATGTAAGAGAGAATAAACTTCAACCACTAGATTGACTATATCATCCATCGGTTCTAAATCTAAAAGAATCATGGGGAATACAAATAATCTAATACTAGTCACTTCTCTAATTTACTTTGTTGATAGATAAAAAAGCAATTTCATCCGCTATACTCCATCTTCTTTTCACTCTCTcctcattttcttttaatatatatatacatagttatATACACATATAGACTAGATATGGTATTCGTAAAACTAAACgcaacatcatcatcaccatggGTTTCAATGCCGATCACCGCCAGCTCGTTAATGgctatttcttcttcttcctcaagtttttcttcttgtttttgtgACTCGCACGATTCCCGATACGATACGAATCGGACCGAATCACAACACGGCTCGTGCGAGACACCTCGAGTCGAAAGTTGTTCCAAGTCTATGTCCGAGTCGTCTCTTTTCTACTCCGTtgtgactcgtacgagtcgactcgCACGAGTCTAACAACTATGATGTGGTTTAAGTGGTGTTGTTGACTAATTGTCACATAtcttaaatgataaaaatttgtatttggAAAATTAATGTTGACACACAGATATGCATCTATCTATATACATGTCATACATGACCATCAGGGTGTGTGCGGTTTGGATACgaaaaaaagggtaatgagAGGAACCCttgccccggtaccacaattggatacccattgACTCCCCcatatgagccatatgatgccggtacagtacctccatcctaatccccacatgatctggtcATCCCAAAGGATCGAACCCGTGTCTTTAGAACTTCACATGTGGgcctaggcttcattggtaacacGTACCctacaaaatcttttttttttgtgccaAGCGGGGATTGAACTTGAGACTTTAAGGTCACCAAGTACTTCCATTACCACTTCCTAATTCCTTGTTGGTACGGTGTGCGGAAGTAGAGTGCGATTTTAGATTATTTAACTATCATCATCTTTGTTGTTGCCCCAATAATGAGCATATAGGAAAGTTTGCTTGGAATCGGGCCTTTGAAGGAAGTGTTGgcaatttaattttctttttgtgttCTTCTTTTACCATTTCCGTTTTACTACATTCATATTCTTTACGTGGTATTTTGGACAGGTTTCAACAACTCCCAATGCAGTACATTGAATAATCTGCAAAAGTCACTACTATCTGGTAAAAAAGTGGATAACTTATTACCTGAGATATCTCCAACTGGAAATCCTCAACCCCTTTACCCTCTTCTTGCACCATCTCCATTGTCACCATTCACAATCACAAATAACACCGCTCCAAAGTTATCAGGTATGTTTCAGACACTTGAGGCCagtaatttattttacttagaGGTGGGAAAGTTggcaggttgggtaatgggtctgGTTGAGTTGACCGCAAGTACCTTTTgtctatttttttaaacttaaataaataatatgagtTTCAAACTTGATTACAAAGGTTATATCATTTGAATAATAATCTGATCTCCTGAATAAATTATGgaagttttatgcattaaaataaACGTTGAGCAACTTTCTAGTTTTAATCGATTTGATTGTGGTTTAGTGGTCTTCAGCTTATAACCATGTAAGCTAGAGGTCACAGGTTCAAAGTCTGATATTAGCCAATTCCAAAACATCTTTTCTTGACTttaatgtgtttgatttttGCTGTTTGACCCgttaaagataaaattattaTGTGATCCATTAATAAGTAACTTGATTGAAATTGCCATCTCTAGTTGTATTGAGCTTATTTCATAATTATGGATAATTCATCTTTCGTATTTTCTTTCAGGCGTGTGCACGTTAGATTTTGATTCCATAGATAGCATGATGAGCATGACTGCAATTGATTGTTTTACTGTTTTTGCACCGTACCTTGCAAATGTTGTATGTTGTCCACAGTTTGAAGCAACTCTCGTGATTCTCATTGGCCAATCCAGTAAAAAAACCCAAAGCCTTTCTCTAAATTCTACTCTTGCCAAACACTGCCTTTCTGACTTTGATCAAATTCTGATGGGTCAAGGCGCAAATAATAGTTTACAGCAGATATGTTCCGTTGGTCCATCAAATCTAACAGAAGCTTCTTGCCCGGTGAGAGATGTCAATATGTTTGAAAAACTGGTCAATACATCTAAGCTTCTTGCGAATTGTGGAAAGATTGATCTTGTTAATGAATGCTGTCAAGAGACATGTCAAAATGCTATATCAGAGGCTGCGAAGGATCTTGCTTCGGTTTCCATTGAATTTGATGCAATGGGACTTCGGCGTCCTTCTGATATCTCAACTCGAGTGACTAATGATTGCAAAAGTATTGTATTGAGATGGTTAGCAAGTAAACTTGAACCTTCACGAGCCATTGAAGTCTTAAGAGGTTTAGCTAATTGCAAGCTTAATAAAGGTAATATAATCATGATACTCTTGCTCTTTTATTCCATATATGAGGTGAATGGAGGTGGCTAAATGGACATGTCTGACATGTTGTGTAAGGGGTAAAATTGTAAAAACATGTTAGGATTAAACTGAGAAATTATGAGCTCAAGCGGGTTGGGTTGACTGGCAAACACTTTTTTGGTCATTTCTTTAATGTTATAAACACTTGACTTGCTACATGTGATTAGCAAACATTAAGTTACATAAAACTGATACTGCAACTTTGGATGTTCTATGTTTTTGTAAACAATTTGAGTGACTTACAACCCCCTTTGACCCGCTTCACTCTATCTTATATTTTTTAGCTAACCTTTCTGGCCCATTAATAAAAAGGTAATCCAAGTCGGCCATTTGTAAATATATGGATCAGAAAAGTTGTACGATATCATTCATATAGTTCAAGATTTCCCATTTTACTTTCCTTTTATGTTTCATTGttttacatataatttatacattttcTATTTGAATCACGATAACTTTCTGAATGTGAAATGAACTACTCTTCCATTTGTTGTGATTACAAATTAACTTCTACTCTATTATTCCTTGCAACTCAATGGGGATGGAGTACAACGTTAAAGATATTATATCACTACGTCTTAACGCTGAAAAAAGTTAAGCCATGAGTTCATGAAAGCAATGGCAACGtttaaattttgaatatattgGTTAGAAAATTTTCAGTAccttgtatgttttttttgggATGATTATATGAGTATCGAGTAGGATGGTCATGTTCAAACCTAATCTAATGGCAACTATTATTCAGAAAAGTCAAACCACTAttaaaaaacattgtttttattgatttcagtttGCCCGTTGGTTTTGCCAAATGTTCGACCCGTTGCTCGAGGTTGTGGGAGTGACATTAGTAATCAGACATCATGTTGTAGTGCTATGGGGAGTTATGTATCTCACTTGCAAAAGCAGAG
The sequence above is drawn from the Erigeron canadensis isolate Cc75 chromosome 4, C_canadensis_v1, whole genome shotgun sequence genome and encodes:
- the LOC122596779 gene encoding uncharacterized GPI-anchored protein At1g61900 produces the protein MRENKAQKLLFLFLLPFCFNNSQCSTLNNLQKSLLSGKKVDNLLPEISPTGNPQPLYPLLAPSPLSPFTITNNTAPKLSGVCTLDFDSIDSMMSMTAIDCFTVFAPYLANVVCCPQFEATLVILIGQSSKKTQSLSLNSTLAKHCLSDFDQILMGQGANNSLQQICSVGPSNLTEASCPVRDVNMFEKLVNTSKLLANCGKIDLVNECCQETCQNAISEAAKDLASVSIEFDAMGLRRPSDISTRVTNDCKSIVLRWLASKLEPSRAIEVLRGLANCKLNKVCPLVLPNVRPVARGCGSDISNQTSCCSAMGSYVSHLQKQSFLTNLQALNCAASLGKKLQKENITNNVYKLCRITLQDFSLQANGMQESGCLLPSLPSDATFDRSSGVSFLCDLNDHIPAPWPSMSHLPPSSCNKTVKIPALPAAASGQRGLYNDDVIFIVLSVMTILLLTVY